One Methanoculleus sp. 7T genomic window carries:
- a CDS encoding SIMPL domain-containing protein gives MRGKTALLGIALMVLCAAVIGNVTAQTQEESKDKLIHVSGTGKVTTTPDQAVIVLAVETENADVSAAQQQNARQMDAVVNALKGAGIPAKDLKTTGYNIIPVTEQNEKSLVASKVKFYRVVNNLEVRLNDVSRAGEIIDLAVANGANRVDRFSFTLSDAKQQELRSQALTAAVKQARGDADATVAALGKTIVDVKEVNVGNNYVPMLYDNRYMGMEKATAAVPTPIEVGEIDVTATVSVTYVIA, from the coding sequence ATGCGGGGAAAGACAGCACTTCTGGGGATCGCTCTGATGGTTCTCTGCGCTGCGGTGATCGGGAACGTCACCGCACAGACGCAGGAGGAGTCCAAAGACAAGCTGATCCACGTATCCGGCACAGGTAAAGTGACCACCACACCCGACCAGGCCGTCATCGTGCTCGCGGTCGAGACCGAGAACGCCGACGTCTCGGCGGCACAACAGCAGAACGCCCGGCAGATGGACGCCGTGGTCAACGCCCTGAAGGGCGCCGGTATTCCGGCAAAGGATCTCAAGACCACCGGCTACAACATCATCCCGGTGACCGAGCAGAACGAGAAGTCCCTCGTGGCCTCGAAAGTCAAGTTCTACCGGGTCGTCAACAACCTGGAGGTCCGGCTGAACGACGTGAGCCGTGCCGGTGAGATCATCGACCTCGCGGTTGCGAACGGCGCAAACCGGGTCGACCGGTTCTCGTTCACCCTGAGCGACGCAAAGCAGCAGGAACTCCGGTCGCAGGCCCTGACCGCCGCCGTGAAGCAGGCGCGGGGCGACGCGGATGCAACCGTTGCGGCCCTCGGCAAGACCATCGTCGACGTCAAAGAGGTCAACGTCGGGAACAACTACGTGCCCATGCTCTACGACAACCGCTACATGGGCATGGAGAAGGCAACGGCCGCCGTCCCGACCCCGATTGAGGTCGGCGAGATCGACGTGACCGCCACCGTCTCCGTCACCTACGTCATCGCGTAA
- a CDS encoding MBL fold metallo-hydrolase: MLTITEVYNNIPCREGLTPDWGFSCLIEEEGLLFDTGAKGDVWVSNMQALGLDPAGIRYLVLSHDHWDHTGGLRAVLAANPSMEVFVHDGFSAQTLGLIREYTAPRIVEGWTEITDGIAVTGPLGTDIREQSLVVAATGGYLVVTGCAHPHISRIIDRVSQEGTVWGVVGGLHTVADEDIDALAGAAYLSASHCTDKIREIIERYPETFRAGGLGMVHRI, from the coding sequence ATGCTCACCATCACCGAGGTCTACAACAACATCCCCTGCCGGGAAGGGCTCACCCCGGACTGGGGGTTCTCCTGCCTGATCGAAGAGGAGGGTTTACTCTTTGACACCGGAGCGAAAGGAGACGTGTGGGTATCGAACATGCAGGCGCTCGGCCTCGACCCTGCCGGCATCAGGTACCTCGTGCTCTCCCACGACCACTGGGACCATACCGGCGGACTCCGAGCGGTCCTCGCCGCAAACCCATCTATGGAGGTCTTCGTCCACGACGGCTTCTCCGCACAGACCCTCGGACTGATCCGGGAGTATACCGCACCCCGGATCGTCGAGGGATGGACGGAGATCACGGACGGTATCGCCGTGACCGGACCGCTCGGGACCGACATCCGGGAACAATCGCTCGTAGTCGCCGCGACCGGCGGCTATCTGGTCGTCACCGGGTGCGCACACCCGCACATCAGCCGGATCATCGACCGGGTCTCCCAGGAAGGCACGGTGTGGGGGGTCGTCGGCGGGCTTCATACCGTCGCCGACGAAGACATCGATGCGCTCGCCGGGGCGGCATACCTCTCGGCTTCGCACTGCACCGATAAAATCAGGGAGATCATAGAGAGGTATCCGGAGACCTTCCGGGCGGGAGGTCTGGGGATGGTGCACCGAATTTAA